The segment CCCAACGAGAATTGCGCAAACTGGAAAGAGCAGGTGAGTCGTTGTCTGATCCGACATAAGGGTGAACAAGGTGAAGGCGATCCATTGGCAAATGCAAGTAATCGCCATCAGCATATTCAAGGTCAACGGCCTCATAGCTGCCATGGGATGTTTCCACAACAGAAAGGCCTCGATACCGCCCAATACCAAGGTCTTCGTGCACGAGGGGTTGACCCCATCCAAAAAGAGAGCTTTGAAGCGGTTTCACGGGTGGCTCTCTAGTCGTTGGTATTAGTGTTCGAAGCCGTGCGCGGCGGTATAATGTGTTTAGTGAAGTAGAAAACAACGACAGGGGCTCACTATAAAAAGAGTAATGTCCCGGAAATGATACAGGTGTAAAATCAGCTAAAAACACAGTTTTTTTTGGTATTGAGCGGACGTGCTGTGGCAGAAAGATAAGTTTTGTGCAGTTCCCCCCACTTCTTTTATCAATCAGCGTGAGATCGGCATCAAGGGCAGTCCAGTTTTCATTGAAAGGTCCCTTGGGGATGCAATTGAGATTGACAGGTTGTTTCGATGGTATGCCGTCGCTTGCCGCCGATACAATAGTTAGCACATCTGAGCCGCCAACACTAGAAACATTAAAAAAAGACGCGTCTTTAGAGAGGAAATCGCGTAGAGAAACACCTGCGCGGTTTTGTTGAGAGATCTTTATGGGGGGTAAAACGGTGAGCTGTGAAGTAACTGCTTCGTGTGTTTTGCGCTGTGACTCTGGATCAAAATAACGAGCCGTAGAAAGCTCTTCACCAACGTATTCGAGACGCAACGGCTGATCGTTCCCAAAGAAAAAGACATCCAGAATGCCACCGCGGACAGAAAAGGAGCCTGGGCTGAAAACTGAAGAAGTTCGCTCATAGCACCACGCTGACAACAACGCCAAAACATCTTGATATTTATATGATTGCAAGGGCAAGGCCCGTGTGTTCGGAGGGTCTTCAAGGGTGGTTTTAATACGCCAATGGTCTGCGGTATATTGATGAATAAGCAGGACACTGGAATGAGAAGAAAGGAAAAGAGCCAAGCTTTGAATGTCAGCGAATGACGACACCTCTGAAGAAGAGAGAGCAAAAGATTTAAACGGTAAAAGAGCCAAAAAAAGATCAAAAAGATAAGAGAGAGAAACACCCCGGCCTAATGAAATAACAAAATTGGATGAAGCGACACGTAGACGGGCGGCGAACAAAAAGGGTATAAGATCAATGTGTGTGTTGGTCAGGGAGGGTGGACTATCTTTACCAAACCAAGGAGACAGGGGGTTGTTGTTAAAGATGTGGTCTAGCAGAGGTTCTGCTGTGAAAGGAGGCGTTTCACGTGGAACAACCACTACAGAGATGCTACAAGAACGGTGAGGGCGGCCACATCAGATGGGGACACGCCTGAAATGCGAGAGGCTTGACCCAATGTTTCTGGCCGAACAATAGAAAGCTTCTCTTTTGCTTCAGAAGAAATAGAGATGCAGGAAGAAAAATTAAATGATTCAGGTATACGCGTGTTTTCTCCTCGCCTCATGTTTTCGACCTGAAGATACTGCTGTTTAATGTATCCTTCGTATTTTATAGAGGTTTCAACTTCATCTAGAACGTCCTGTAGAGAGCAGCCGCCAAGAGGAGTTCGGGCGGTGTTAAAAAGATTAAACTCTTGTAGCAGGCTGATAGAAACAGGCGGGCGCTTCAAGAGCCTGTAAAGAGTCGTAGACGAATTAACAGCACTTTCGCACAATGAAGATAAAAGTGTATTAGCAACCTCTTTTTTTACTGCCTTCTGAGATAATTCAGACAAAATTGACTTAATAAGACCCCCCTTTTTTTGCACAAGATCATAAGAAGAATCACAAACCAAACCGAGACTATGACCGACTTCAGAGAGACGCAGATCAGCGTTAGTGTGGCGCAAAAGTAGTCGATACTCAGCGCGAGCAGTAAACATGCGATAAGGCTCCTGCGTGTCTTTAGTAACAAGGTCGTCGATCAAAACGCCGATATAGCATTTATCGCGTGAAAAAGATATGGGCTCGCGATCAAGCACCAAGTTGGCAGCATTAATGCCAGCGATAAGTCCTTGGGAGGCAGCCTCTTCATAGCCGGAAGTTCCATTAATCTGTCCAGAGAGAAAAAGGCCAGAAACGTCTTTTAACTGTAAATGTCTGTTTAGCTGTGAGGGAAAGAAAAAATCATATTCAATAGCATAGCCAGGCCTGAAAAAAGAAACGTTTTCCAGGCCGGGAATTAAGCGTAAAGCCGCCAGCTGAAGCTCCTCAGGAAGGCTGGTAGAAAAGCCGTTTGTATATATCTGTTTTGAGCCACGCCACTCGGGCTCTAAAAAGATCTGGTGAGCGTCATTATCGGGAAAACGAACCACTTTATCTTCAATGGAGGGGCAGTATCTAGGGCCGACCCCCTGAATCTCACCACAATAGAGGGGCGACATGTGAAGATTCTCGCGAATGAGATCGTGAACAAAAGGATTAGTTTTAATTATATGACACGGCTCGTTTGGTGGAGAAAAGGAACTCGTTTTAAACGAAAATGGACGCGGCCCCATATCTCCAGACACAACCTTTAATTCTGACCAATTTATAGATTCGCGGACTAGGCGAGGAGGCGTGCCAGTTTTAAGTCGACCGGCCCTTAAACCAAGCGAGACAAGAGATTCAGTGATACCCGTGCTTGCCTCTTCACCCATGCGACCGGCCCTTATTTTGCGGCGCCCAACATGTATAAGTCCGTTAAGAAAAGTGCCACAAGTTAAAACTAGTGCGCGGCAGTGAAGGGAAGCTCCAGATGATAGTACAACGCCCGCAACTGAATGGCCGCGAACAAGGACACGATTTACCTCAGACTCGAGGATGCGAATGTTTTCAATAGAATTAATATGGTCACCGACAAAGCTTACATAGGCTTTTTTGTCAATCTGCGCTCGCGGTGACCAGACGGCGCGACCCTTTGATTTGTTTAACATTTTAAATTGAATTCCGGAGGCATCTGCTGCAACACCCATAATTCCGCCGAGAGCGTCAATTTCACGAACAAGATGTCCTTTAGCCAAACCGCCAATGGCGGGGTTACAGGACATTCTTGCTATAGCGTTAATGTCTATAGTTACGAGCGCGACAGAGCACCCCATGCCCGATGCTGCCAAAGCAGCCTCAACGCCGGCGTGACCACCACCCACAACGATTACGTCATACTTGTTCATTTATATGTTTTGTGTTTCACGTGGAACACTATTTTCCCACACAGAAACCAGAAAAAATATTGTTGATAATTTCATCGGAGGTGGTTCGCCCAACAATGGAATCAAGTGAGGACAAAGAAGACCGGACATGAAGAGCAAGCACATCTAAGGGGGTGCCATCAGAAACGGCAGACAAGGCGCACTCTAAATGTTCAAAGCAACTGGTAAGCGCTTCGAAATGACGCGCATTGGTGAGCAGAATTTCACTGTCTGTTGATGTGGGAGCCATCAAATCACCTATAGTTGTGACTAAACCAGCAATGCCGGATCCGGTAAGGGCAGAAACTAAAAATGTGGACAACCTTTTAGAGGAGTTTGTGTATTGTTTTTTTTGCTTTGACGAGAGAAGGTCGCTCTTATTAAGTACGGGTATAAACTTCTGATCATATGGACTGTTTGCAATTGAATCGGACAAATCAGAGGGGGACGATGTGTTGTCGTGAACCCAGAGAAGTAGATCGGCTCTGTCAATAAAAGATTGAGCGATGGAAAGCCCACTGGACTCGATCTCGTCAGAGGCTGGCCGGTTTCCTGCGGTGTCTATGATTTGTACGGGAAGGCCGTTTATCTGGTATTGAACTTCGACCGGGTCTCTTGTGGTACCTGGGGTTGTTGAAACGATGACACGCCTTTCAGATAGGATTGCATTTAGCAGGCTTGACTTGCCGACATTTGGTGCCCCCACAATAACGACTACAGCACCACGAACAATCCGGCGACCAGTTTCGTAGGTTAATAATAGTTTTTTAACAGTAGCGAGAACTGAGTTAAGGCTTTCTATGCGCTCCTTAACGGTTAATTCCGGCACCTCACTTGAATCAAAATCGAGCTCCGCCTCAATTACCGAAAGAAAGTCAACCAACTGTTGTCGCAAAAGGTTTATTAGGTTGGCAAATTTCCCACTCATTATCTTATAGCTGGCCGCACGGCCGACATCCGTTTTGGCGCTAATTAATTCTGCAACTGCCTCAGCCTGGCTAAGATCCATCTTGCCGTTAAGAAAAGCCCTTTTGGTAAATTCGCCCGGAGCGGCCGCATCACAACCATATAAAATACAGGCTTTTATAATATTTTTTGGCACAACATATCCACCATGGCTTGAAATTTCTAAAACATCTTCTCCTGTGTAGGAGTTGGGCGCCGGGAAAAATGTGACAACCGCTTGATCTATTTCTAAGCCATCAAAATCAAAAAGCGGCGTTAAAAGAGCATGGCGAGGCCTAAAGTCGTCCGCTGGCCTGTTTGTTATTGATATGGCGGTGTCGATAGAAGCGGGACCGCTGATGCGAATTACAGCAATTCCGCCCACCCCAGAAGGTGTCGCTAGAGCTACAATAGTAGAAGCACCAAATGAGCTCATTATTTAAACTATCTTTTAGGTTTTTGGGGGAGAGCGGGCTGACTGGGCGGGTGTACAAGATATTTCTGTTGAAGAATAGTCAAAACATTAAAAAGTGTATAATAAAGATTTAGACCGGAGGGGAAATTGTTAAACAGAAGAAAAAAGAAAACTGTCATAAAATACATCATAATCTTTTGTTGTGACTGAATTTGTGCGCCAGACATTTTTTGCTGCACAAAAATAGAGACACCCATAAGGAGGGGAAGAACCGCAACCTGGTCACCGTAAATAGGGAGGCTGAAGCCTTCTGGAAAGCGATAGATTGTATCGGGGGCAGAAAGGTCTTTAATCCAAAGCATAAACGGTGCGCCACGCAACTCAATTGTGGTGCGAAAGACAGTGAAAATGGCAAACAGAAGGGGCATTTGAAGTAACATGGGAAGGCACCCGCCCAAAGGGTTAACACCGTGCTCCTTATATAGCTTCATTGTCTCTTGGTTAAGGCGCTGTGCATCCCCCCCGTATTTTTCGCGCATAGTAGCAATAAGTGGTTGTATCGCTTGCATTTCTTTAGTTGACTGGTAACTTTTCTTTGTTAATGGATAAACTAGTATTTTCACAGCCACTGAAAAAATAACAAGTAAAACACCATAGTTAGGAATATAGTCGTGCATTGCCACGAGCAAATAGAGAACCCCCTTAGATATGCCCCTGATAAAAGACCAGCCAAAATTCATGGTCTTTTCCAGCCCCACATTCAAATCTTTTATGTTGTCATACTTGAGGGGGCCAAGATACAGAGAGCATGATGCGTGGCTCCTTGAAGGCAGGCCTACAGCCATGTTGTATGTTGGGACTAAAAGCGCGCCACTTGCGTTTGAATAAGACTCGTCAAATGAAGACAGGCTGCCGAAATTGCTGGCGGTGCGGGGTATAAGCGCAGCGGTGAAATATTTGGATCTCAACGCGGTCCAGCCAGTTTGGCCTGTTGAGGCTATCTCTTTTCCAGGGTCGCCCTTGTGCTTGGTGGTCTCACCACCTTGGAAAAGGTGTGCGGCAAAATACTGAACATCGTCTTTTTTATTGGCCTCAGTAGTCGGAACACCACCGTGCCAGACTAA is part of the Candidatus Neomarinimicrobiota bacterium genome and harbors:
- the mnmG gene encoding tRNA uridine-5-carboxymethylaminomethyl(34) synthesis enzyme MnmG, which codes for MNKYDVIVVGGGHAGVEAALAASGMGCSVALVTIDINAIARMSCNPAIGGLAKGHLVREIDALGGIMGVAADASGIQFKMLNKSKGRAVWSPRAQIDKKAYVSFVGDHINSIENIRILESEVNRVLVRGHSVAGVVLSSGASLHCRALVLTCGTFLNGLIHVGRRKIRAGRMGEEASTGITESLVSLGLRAGRLKTGTPPRLVRESINWSELKVVSGDMGPRPFSFKTSSFSPPNEPCHIIKTNPFVHDLIRENLHMSPLYCGEIQGVGPRYCPSIEDKVVRFPDNDAHQIFLEPEWRGSKQIYTNGFSTSLPEELQLAALRLIPGLENVSFFRPGYAIEYDFFFPSQLNRHLQLKDVSGLFLSGQINGTSGYEEAASQGLIAGINAANLVLDREPISFSRDKCYIGVLIDDLVTKDTQEPYRMFTARAEYRLLLRHTNADLRLSEVGHSLGLVCDSSYDLVQKKGGLIKSILSELSQKAVKKEVANTLLSSLCESAVNSSTTLYRLLKRPPVSISLLQEFNLFNTARTPLGGCSLQDVLDEVETSIKYEGYIKQQYLQVENMRRGENTRIPESFNFSSCISISSEAKEKLSIVRPETLGQASRISGVSPSDVAALTVLVASL
- the mnmE gene encoding tRNA uridine-5-carboxymethylaminomethyl(34) synthesis GTPase MnmE, whose protein sequence is MSSFGASTIVALATPSGVGGIAVIRISGPASIDTAISITNRPADDFRPRHALLTPLFDFDGLEIDQAVVTFFPAPNSYTGEDVLEISSHGGYVVPKNIIKACILYGCDAAAPGEFTKRAFLNGKMDLSQAEAVAELISAKTDVGRAASYKIMSGKFANLINLLRQQLVDFLSVIEAELDFDSSEVPELTVKERIESLNSVLATVKKLLLTYETGRRIVRGAVVVIVGAPNVGKSSLLNAILSERRVIVSTTPGTTRDPVEVQYQINGLPVQIIDTAGNRPASDEIESSGLSIAQSFIDRADLLLWVHDNTSSPSDLSDSIANSPYDQKFIPVLNKSDLLSSKQKKQYTNSSKRLSTFLVSALTGSGIAGLVTTIGDLMAPTSTDSEILLTNARHFEALTSCFEHLECALSAVSDGTPLDVLALHVRSSLSSLDSIVGRTTSDEIINNIFSGFCVGK
- the yidC gene encoding membrane protein insertase YidC, with the translated sequence MDKKTLLAFLIIAGILMLMPYYYETVGLTPSPESGAPVTTPEDQPFDYDPTASGSTLESSAGSLTEPPSNVMSSLSTTSPAATTFHVETPLYSATISSMGGGTISSFLLKNYLYKDGEYVQLINPGQNDLNPLVEFKDVNGNVALLDFPFSLVDGFSGGSTLFVDGEKEVVTFLFESPGGSITRSLTFYADSYLIDFEIDLSEISRTEISQEQFRLVWHGGVPTTEANKKDDVQYFAAHLFQGGETTKHKGDPGKEIASTGQTGWTALRSKYFTAALIPRTASNFGSLSSFDESYSNASGALLVPTYNMAVGLPSRSHASCSLYLGPLKYDNIKDLNVGLEKTMNFGWSFIRGISKGVLYLLVAMHDYIPNYGVLLVIFSVAVKILVYPLTKKSYQSTKEMQAIQPLIATMREKYGGDAQRLNQETMKLYKEHGVNPLGGCLPMLLQMPLLFAIFTVFRTTIELRGAPFMLWIKDLSAPDTIYRFPEGFSLPIYGDQVAVLPLLMGVSIFVQQKMSGAQIQSQQKIMMYFMTVFFFLLFNNFPSGLNLYYTLFNVLTILQQKYLVHPPSQPALPQKPKR